The window ATATCAGCGATAGGATCAGTCATTGCCATGTTTTCTACCTCCCTTCTTTTTACCAGCTAGCCTTTTTGACTCCCGGTATTTGGCCTTTGTAAGCCAATTCTCTAAAACAAATACGACATATACCGAATTTTCTCAGATAAGCATGCGGTCTTCCGCATATTCTGCATCTATTATATTCTCTTGTGGAGAATTTTGCTTTTCTTGATTGCTTAACTTTAAGAGATTTTTTCGCCATTTTTTCGCCTCCTTTAGTTGCTGAATGGCATACCCATCAGTTTGAGAAGTTCATAAGCCTCTTCATCAGTCTGGGCTGTCGTTACGAAAACGATATCCATTCCACGAACCTTGTCAATCTTGTCAAACTCAATTTCCGGAAAAATGAGCTGTTCTTTAACGCCCATGGAATAATTTCCTCTTCCGTCGAAAGCACTCGTCTTAAGACCCCGAAAATCTCTTACCCTTGGAAGTGCAATGTTTACGAGTCTATCGAAAAACTCATACATCATTTCACCCCTGAGATCGACCTTAGTACCAATTGGCATTCCTTCACGCAATTTGAAATTTGCCACAGATTTTTTCGCTATCGTTATGACAGGTTTCTGCCCGGTTATTATGGATAATTCGTCGGCAGCCACATTTAATATCTTCGCGTTTTCCTTAGCATCTCCAACGCCCATGTTCACAACAATTTTTTCAAGCTTGGGAATTTCCATAACATTTTTGTATTTGAATTTTTCCATCAAGGCTTTTGCTGTTTCATTCTTGTATTTTTCCTTTAGTCTAGCCATGTTTAAGACCTCCTTTCACCATCAATCAGTCAATCACTTCTCCAGTTTTGACCGAGATTCGTACTTTTTTACCGTCTTTGAGTCTCTTGCTGCCCACTCTTGTAGGTGCTTTTGCCTTTACATCGTAGAGCATTACATTAGACGCATGGATAGGCGCTTCCTGGTGAACTCTTCCACCTTGTTGAACCTTAGCTGAAGGCTTCTGATGCTTTGTCACCATATTGACAGCTTCTACTATAACTTTATCTGTTTTGGGAAAAGCCTGCAAAACTTTGCCTTGCTTGCCTTTGTCTTTTCCTGAAATAACGACAACAGTGTCATTTTTTTTGATATGCATTCCTTTCACCTCCTAGGTTAAAGCACTTCC is drawn from Peptostreptococcaceae bacterium and contains these coding sequences:
- a CDS encoding type Z 30S ribosomal protein S14 yields the protein MAKKSLKVKQSRKAKFSTREYNRCRICGRPHAYLRKFGICRICFRELAYKGQIPGVKKASW
- the rplE gene encoding 50S ribosomal protein L5, which encodes MARLKEKYKNETAKALMEKFKYKNVMEIPKLEKIVVNMGVGDAKENAKILNVAADELSIITGQKPVITIAKKSVANFKLREGMPIGTKVDLRGEMMYEFFDRLVNIALPRVRDFRGLKTSAFDGRGNYSMGVKEQLIFPEIEFDKIDKVRGMDIVFVTTAQTDEEAYELLKLMGMPFSN
- the rplX gene encoding 50S ribosomal protein L24; translation: MHIKKNDTVVVISGKDKGKQGKVLQAFPKTDKVIVEAVNMVTKHQKPSAKVQQGGRVHQEAPIHASNVMLYDVKAKAPTRVGSKRLKDGKKVRISVKTGEVID